The Changchengzhania lutea genomic sequence GAAGTAATTCCTTACAACCCTTTCAATGGCATTGGTAGTCTTGCCCATGGCAGACACAACAACTAGTGTATTTTGATACCCAACTTTTTTAAGTACCGACGCTAGATTTTTAATACCATTGGCATCTTTTACAGAGGCGCCCCCAAATTTAAATACTTGCATTTATAATTTTGAAATATATTGTTTAATACCTGCTTCATTCAGTTGCACCACATTCCAGTCACGCAATACACGAGCGCCATTTTTTTCATAGAATTTTATTGCCGGTTCATTCCAATCTAAAACCTCCCAGTTTACACGTTTGACGCCCAGATTATTGGCGTATTTTATGACCTCATCCAAAAGGGCTTTGCCTAAGCCAGAACCGCGCATGTTTTCACTTACTATTAAATCTTCTAGATGTACCGCCTTTCCTTTCCAGGTTGAATAACGATTATAAACCAGCGCAATACCCTCAATGTTCCCAGCTACTTCTGCAACAAAACAATGAAACCTTGGGTGATCTCCAAAACCATCCTGCTGCAAATCCTTTATGGTCACCTCCACCGCATCGGGTTCTTTTTCA encodes the following:
- a CDS encoding GNAT family N-acetyltransferase; the protein is MDFKIRNARQEDMPQVLQLIKELAVFEKEPDAVEVTIKDLQQDGFGDHPRFHCFVAEVAGNIEGIALVYNRYSTWKGKAVHLEDLIVSENMRGSGLGKALLDEVIKYANNLGVKRVNWEVLDWNEPAIKFYEKNGARVLRDWNVVQLNEAGIKQYISKL